A stretch of Episyrphus balteatus chromosome 2, idEpiBalt1.1, whole genome shotgun sequence DNA encodes these proteins:
- the LOC129908756 gene encoding U3 small nucleolar RNA-interacting protein 2 → MSSFFLKNKPKTSKKRKQVTPKSSKDPKQPKKSTHSKDDEEIDSDDAFDSAEGEGHANKNYVSDEEIPETAQDKRLRLAKKYLEEIEKEEQSRAEDKEVYDHVSHRLQEDYLESVGKLRRQIAASIVGYSKDKILKHKKQYLPVTALALSSDGKFLFTGAKTQYVIKWDLATLRPIGTFDVNPHTEDPDNGKSRRSHVIAICLSTDSKFLALAEGGNNIQIWCPKELKHLKTFKGHRDVVTALVFRKDTHDLYSGSKDRSVKIWSVDEMAYIESLFGHQAHVTGIDALSRERAITSGGIDCSLRIWKITEESQLIYNGHRGSIEGVKFINDENFVSCGNDGSLCLWSALKKKALVTQPTVHGLQTNGDANWISAMAVVVNADLIASGSCDGFIRLWQMSDNGRKLTQIHQIPVPGFINSLTFTPDGLTLIAAVGQEHRLGRWWRIKESKNQILIIDLKTNTS, encoded by the exons ATGTCAtcgttttttcttaaaaacaaaccaaaaacatcaaaaaaacgAAAG CAAGTAACACCAAAATCCTCTAAAGATCCCAAACAACCAAAAAAATCTACCCACTCCAAGGACGATGAAGAAATCGACAGCGATGATGCTTTCGATAGTGCCGAAGGAGAAGGCCATGCCAACAAAAACTATGTAAGTGATGAAGAAATTCCAGAAACTGCACAAGACAAACGTTTGCGTTTGgctaaaaaatacctcgaagagATCGAGAAAGAAGAACAATCTCGAGCAGAAGATAAAGAAGTCTATGACCATGTGTCACATCGATTGCAAGAAGATTATTTAGAAAGTGTTGGCAAGTTGCGTCGTCAAATTGCAGCCTCAATTGTTGGCTATAGTAAAGATAAAATTCTTAAACACAAAAAGCAATATCTTCCAGTGACAGCGTTGGCATTGTCTTCCGATGGAAAGTTTCTTTTTACCGGCGCTAAAACACAATACGTTATTAAATGGGATTTGGCCACTCTACGGCCAATTGGTACTTTCGATGTCAATCCGCACACTGAAGATCCGGATAATGGAAAAAGTAGACGGTCGCATGTAATTGCGATTTGTCTGTCGACAGATTCGAAATTCCTAGCTCTTGCCGAGGGCGGGAATAATATTCAAATTTGGTGTCCGAAAGAACTGAaacatttgaaaacttttaagggACATCGAGATGTTGTGACGGCACTTGTCTTTAGAAAAGACACACATGACCTTTATTCTGGGAGTAAAGACAGATCGGTGAAGATTTGGTCGGTGGATGAAATGGCATACATAGAAAGTTT ATTTGGTCATCAAGCACATGTGACAGGAATTGATGCCTTGTCAAGAGAACGAGCTATAACTTCAGGTGGCATCGATTGCAGTCTGAGAATATGGAAGATAACAGAAGAGTCCCAATTGATATATAATGGCCATCGAGGTAGTATAGAAGGAGTTAAGTTTATCAAcgatgaaaattttgtttcttgtgGCAATGATGG TTCGCTTTGCTTATGGAGTGCGTTAAAAAAGAAAGCACTTGTTACTCAACCCACTGTACATGGTTTGCAAACAAATGGAGATGCCAATTGGATATCAGCGATGGCTGTTGTTGTTAATGCTGATTTAATTGCGTCAG GTTCATGTGATGGCTTCATTCGACTCTGGCAAATGAGTGACAATGGTCGTAAACTAACACAAATCCATCAAATTCCTGTGCCTGGTTTCATCAATAGTCTAACATTCACTCCCGATGGCCTTACACTAATAGCTGCTGTTGGTCAAGAACATCGCCTAGGTCGTTGGTGGCGAATAAAggaatcaaaaaatcaaattctaattattgatttaaaaacaaatacaagttga
- the LOC129908761 gene encoding DNA excision repair protein ERCC-1, whose protein sequence is MDDDDFDDLDDVLANIEIPSAPKIPKIQPTTFAAADEPSTSSSSIAQSQTASASGTNATSAAASNEEKSKLQGPFNSHCIQVHPKQRGNPILKTILNCPYEFRDIVPDYIVGKNACIIYLSLQYHNLHPEYLVGRLKELGKAFQLRVLLVQVDIPEPHKALKSLTRISLLADLTLMLAWNAEEAGKIIETYKLFENKPPDMIMERPDADPHAKLVTALTNIKPVNKTDAVSLLQNFGSLANIINASQDRLSLVTGLGPRKAKKLYETLNAPFLNE, encoded by the exons atggatgatgatgattttgatGATTTAGATGATGTTCTAGCCAACATCGAAATACCATCTGCtcccaaaataccaaaaattcaACCAACAACTTTTGCCGCCGCCGATGAACCAAGTACAAGTTCAAGTTCAATTGCACAAAGTCAAACTGCATCAGCTAGTGGAACAAATGCCACTTCTGCTGCTGCTTCTAATGAAGAGAAATCTAAACTACAAGGTCCATTTAATTCACATTGCATTCAAGTTCATCCAAAACAAAGAGGCAATCCTATTTTAAAGACAATTTTAAATTGTCCCTATGAATTCCGAGACATTGTTCCCGATTATATTGTTGGTAAAAATGCATGCATTATCTATTTATCATTGCAATACCACAATCTACATCCCGAATATCTTGTTGGACGTTTAAAAGAACTCGGAAAAGCATTTCAATTAAGAGTTTTACTTGTTCAAGTTGATATTCCA GAACCACACAAAGCCTTAAAGAGTTTGACTAGAATAAGTTTACTAGCTGATCTTACTTTAATGTTGGCTTGGAATGCCGAGGAAGctggaaaaataattgaaacctACAAATTGTTTGAGAATAAACCTCCAGATATGATTATGGAGCGCCCTGATGCAGATCCTCATGCGAAG CTTGTGACAGCTTTAACCAACATTAAACCAGTTAACAAAACAGATGCCGTTTCGCTGCTTCAAAACTTTGGCAGTCTAGCAAACATCATTAATGCCAGTCAGGATAGACTGTCGCTGGTAACTGGGCTCGGTCCACGCAAGGCCAAAAAACTTTATGAAACTTTGAATGCTCCGTTTCTTAAtgaataa
- the LOC129908766 gene encoding uncharacterized protein LOC129908766, with the protein MNNPCGVFVLVLLVGSALATPMLYKKNEQDKYEPDLIAVSSTVIPLTVYEVSYGLGGKPSEEYKMAYLKKLRKKVKHTDEEEDPDTLITIKKKYQDQNKAKVKGI; encoded by the exons atgaataatcCTTGTGGAGTTTTTGTCCTTGTGCTTTTGGTGGGATCTGCTTTGGCTACCCCAATGCTTTACAAAAAGAACGAACAAGATAAATACGAACCAG ATCTAATAGCCGTTTCCTCGACTGTGATTCCTTTAACGGTTTACGAAGTTAGCTATGGTTTGGGAGGCAAACCTAGCGAGGAATATAAAATGGCTTATTTGAAAAAACTACGAAAGAAGGTCAAACATACTGACGAGGAAGAGGATCCTGATACTTTAATAACAA TTAAGAAGAAATATCAAGATCAAAATAAGGCTAAGGTTAAGGGAATTTAG
- the LOC129908754 gene encoding BLOC-3 complex member HPS1, whose product MNGIIVFNSSNDVVFKKFNHELAKKIHEIAKKQGLIDDNPDTPIDTNIILQIFSPMINSQRIMFCQFDNTYSNIQCEENLNFTFGDFLGFSFIKIGQVPIEIMRRNCDIAISLAKHLYGPNLFAADKVQEDLFDQLIESYETLAQDDQGIHVEAIPQLMINSEIKNSIKRTLEVTTEKLNDVGSNRSHALLFISSKFIGSFSSRSAQALSASDILFLSLLGRTLQKNKKTKQLNRTVVVFLEGDHVSTVSGCIPCIVHCSELEKGVIVTFVIEFCNLPVASNIFDTFFVLQKILNVQVQGDTDAVKTSFDNLEVFVKQTLDALKKAKLRGDEIEASHKKFASKWENIKKMYSEYFKNYDKEIAVRIESNIPPFLEDLKSLFTCTCCDSSQIALEQIPEVASFVEGKLLEFSEFLSVKAERNLNIESYLEEFPGLVHFIYINRTKGTMIAPDLHQKEEKMIPVIPRIWSMVEFPRSYLQKGHTTVMWKDKTFNYSYFLWFEDQNSVAMRPIDLQSHFYNHSAVKPQHAPGLLASDFYQQFTEIGFPKTSPGKIKCYEIYCMHLGLVTTTCAIEHCRRLVATIADVVGEGGGPDFG is encoded by the coding sequence ATGAACGGCATTATCGTCTTCAACAGCTCAAACGAtgttgtctttaaaaaattcaaccaCGAACTTGCTAAAAAAATCCACGAAATCGCTAAAAAACAAGGTCTCATCGATGACAACCCAGACACTCCCATCgatacaaatattattttacaaattttctcACCAATGATAAATTCACAGCGAATTATGTTTTGTCAATTTGATAATACTTACAGCAACATTCAAtgtgaagaaaatttaaattttacatttggtgattttttaggattttcatttattaaaatcggACAGGTTCCTATTGAAATAATGCGCAGAAATTGTGACATTGCCATATCATTGGCTAAACATTTATATGGACCAAATTTATTTGCAGCTGACAAAGTTCAAGAAGATTTATTTGATCAATTAATTGAATCTTATGAGACTTTGGCGCAAGATGATCAGGGAATTCATGTTGAAGCTATTCCTCAACTAATGATTAATTCAGAAATTAAGAATTCCATTAAAAGAACTTTAGAGGTGACCACAGAGAAGCTAAACGACGTTGGTTCGAATCGTTCTCATGCTCTTCTTTTTATTAGTAGCAAATTTATCGGTTCGTTCTCTTCTCGCTCAGCTCAGGCTTTGAGTGCTTCTGATATTCTCTTCTTGTCTCTTTTGGGAAGAACCTTgcagaaaaacaagaaaactaaACAACTTAATCGAACTGTTGTGGTCTTTTTGGAAGGTGACCATGTCAGTACGGTATCAGGCTGTATTCCCTGCATTGTTCATTGTTCCGAGTTGGAAAAGGGAGTCATTGTCACCTTTGTCATTGAATTCTGCAATCTTCCTGTTGCCAGTAACATATTCGATACATTCTTTGTCCTGCAAAAGATTCTTAATGTGCAGGTTCAAGGTGACACTGATGCTGTTAAAACATCCTTTGACAATTTGGAAGTCTTTGTCAAACAAACATTGGATGCTTTGAAAAAGGCAAAGCTTCGTGGCGATGAAATTGAAGCAAGTCACAAAAAATTCGCTTCCAAATGggagaatattaaaaaaatgtatagcgaatattttaaaaactatgatAAGGAAATAGCTGTACGCATTGAATCGAATATTCCACCGTTTTTAGAGGATCTCAAGTCTCTATTTACTTGCACCTGTTGCGACAGTAGTCAAATAGCTCTGGAACAGATTCCAGAAGTTGCTTCGTTTGTCGAAGGGAAGTTACTTGAATTCTCGGAGTTTCTCAGTGTGAAAGCCGAAAGGAATCTTAATATAGAATCTTATTTGGAGGAATTTCCTGGCTTGGTTCACTTTATTTACATCAATCGTACCAAAGGCACAATGATTGCACCAGATTTGCACCAGAAAGAAGAGAAGATGATACCGGTAATTCCAAGAATTTGGTCAATGGTAGAGTTTCCACGATCCTATCTCCAGAAAGGACACACAACAGTTATGTGGAAGGATAAAACATTCAACTATTCATATTTTCTATGGTTTGAAGATCAGAATTCAGTTGCAATGAGACCAATTGATTTGCAGAGTCATTTTTATAATCATTCGGCAGTGAAGCCACAACATGCTCCAGGACTATTGGCATCAGATTTCTATCAGCAATTTACTGAAATTGGATTTCCAAAGACGTCGCCTGGGAAGATTAAATGTTATGAAATATACTGCATGCATTTGGGTTTGGTAACGACAACTTGTGCAATTGAACATTGTCGGCGATTGGTTGCAACTATTGCAGATGTAGTCGGGGAAGGAGGAGGTCCGGATTTTGGATAA
- the LOC129908760 gene encoding probable cytosolic iron-sulfur protein assembly protein Ciao1: protein MGKLIEQFAALQGHKGRIWGVDWHHKGNAFASCGEDKTIRIWSQNGQNWTTKTILSDGHQRTIREVSWSPCGQFLASASFDATTAIWSKTSGEFECNATLEGHENEVKSVSWSVSGSLLATCSRDKSVWIWEVAGDDEFECAAVLNSHSQDVKKVVWHPYEEILASASYDNTIKLYKENTLDSDWECTATLASHTSTVWSIAFDQFGKRLASCSDDKTVKIWQAYLPGNEEGIHTPDNETVWKCVCTISGEHTRAVYDISWCHQTGLIATACGDDSIRIFKEDEGSSKNEPTFSLVTSVDKAHLQDVNCVKWNPSVAGQLLSCSDDGNIKIWNFVE from the exons atggGAAAATTAATTGAACAATTCGCCGCCCTACAAGGTCATAAAGGCCGAATCTGGGGCGTCGACTGGCACCACAAAGGCAATGCATTCGCTTCCTGCGGTGAAGACAAAACAATACGCATTTGGTCACAAAATGGACAAAATTggacaacaaaaacaattctaTCTGATGGACATCAACGAACAATACGGGAAGTCTCATGGTCACCTTGTGGACAATTCCTAGCTTCGGCTAGTTTTGATGCTACAACTGCCATTTGGAGTAAAACATCAG GAGAGTTTGAATGCAATGCAACTCTCGAAGGACACGAAAACGAAGTTAAAAGTGTCAGTTGGTCTGTTTCGGGTTCCCTCCTTGCCACATGCAGTCGTGACAAATCCGTTTGGATTTGGGAAGTCGCTGGCGATGATGAGTTCGAATGCGCCGCTGTTTTAAATTCACATTCGCAAGATGTTAAAAAAGTTGTCTGGCATCCGTATGAAGAGATCCTAGCTTCGGCAAGCTATGACAACACAATCAAACTATACAAAGAGAATACTTTAGATAGTGACTGGGAATGTACAGCGACTTTAGCTTCACACACGTCGACAGTTTGGAGTATTGCATTTGATCAATTTGGTAAACGACTAGCTTCTTGTTCTGATGACAAGACAGTCAAAATATGGCAAGCTTACCTCCCCGGCAACGAAGAAGGCATCCATACACCTGACAATGAAACCGTTTGGAAGTGTGTGTGTACCATTTCTGGGGAGCATACGAGAGCGGTTTATGATATAAGTTGGTGTCATCAGACGGGATTGATTGCGACAGCGTGTGGAGATGATTCCATTCGCATATTCAAAGAAGACGAAGGTTCGTCAAAGAATGAACCAACTTTTTCACTGGTCACTTCTGTGGATAAGGCACATTTGCAGGATGTCAATTGTGTGAAATGGAATCCGTCAGTAGCTGGTCAGTTGTTGTCGTGTAGTGATGatggtaatattaaaatttggaattttgttgagtag